Proteins from a genomic interval of Perognathus longimembris pacificus isolate PPM17 chromosome 14, ASM2315922v1, whole genome shotgun sequence:
- the Amn gene encoding protein amnionless: MGAAGRLLLWLQLCALTRAAYKVWLPNTDFETAANWNQNRTPCAGGAVQFPADKAASVLVRESHAVSQVLLPLDGELVLASGAGFSAAGDGPHPDCNAGGPWLFRNPDRFSWLDPHSWHTRDEARGLFSVDAERVPCRHDDVLFPPNASFRVELGPGASPARIRTLSALGQTFTRDGDLAAFLASREGRLRFHGPGALSLDSEACADRSGCVCGNAEALPWICAALLRPVGGRCPPAACHSALRPLGQCCDLCGAIVSLAHGPTFDLERYRARLQDLFLALPENQGLQVAASKVPRAPEARTADAEIQLVVVETARDGAGGAERLARALVADATEHGEALGVLSATLRHSGAPVGGGDSAGPEGLGSRAGLAVGVGVAVLLVLLGALLLLHRAGRLRWMSRQGPESAPTELPLGFRNPIFGQETSPELPPPLALELDIDARQSYFANPLFAAQAEAEA; encoded by the exons ATGGGCGCTGCGGGCCGGCTCCTGCTGTGGCTTCAGCTCTGCG CGCTCACCCGGGCCGCCTACAAAGTCTGGCTCCCCAACACCGACTTCGAGACCGCCGCCAACTGGAACCAGAACCGCACTCCGTGCGCGGGGGGCGCCGTCCAGTTCCCCGCGGACAAG GCCGCGTCCGTCCTGGTGCGCGAGAGTCACGCCGTCTCCCAAGTG CTCCTGCCGCTGGATGGAGAGCTGGTCCTGGCCTCCGGAGCGGGCTTTAGCGCGGCGGGCGACGGCCCGCACCCGGACTGTAACGCGG GCGGCCCCTGGCTCTTCCGCAACCCCGACCGCTTCTCGTGGTTGGACCCGCACTCGTGGCACACCCGGGACGAGGCGCGAGGCCTCTTCTCTGTGGATGCCGAGCGCGTGCCCTGCCGCCACGACGACGTCCTGTTCCCGCCCAATGCCTCCTTCCGCGTGGAGCTCGGGCCGGGCGCCAGCCCCGCGCGCATCCGCACCCTCTCCGCGCTCGGTCAG ACGTTCACGCGCGACGGGGACCTGGCGGCCTTCCTGGCGTCGCGCGAGGGCCGCCTGCGCTTCCACGGGCCGGGCGCGCTGAGCTTGGACTCCGAGGCCTGCGCCGACCGGTCGGGCTGCGTCTGCGGCAACGCGGAG GCGCTGCCGTGGATCTGCGCCGCGCTGCTCCGGCCCGTGGGCGGCCGCTGCCCACCCGCCGCCTGCCACTCCGCCCTGCGGCCCCTCGGCCAGTGCTGCGACCTGTGCG GAGCCATCGTATCCTTGGCCCACGGCCCCACCTTTGACCTGGAGCGGTACCGAGCCCGCCTGCAGGACCTTTTCCTGGCCCTG cccgagAACCAGGGGCTGCAGGTGGCGGCGTCCAAGGTGCCGCGCGCCCCCGAGGCCCGCACCGCCGACGCCGAGATCCAGCTGGTGGTGGTGGAGACGGcgcgggacggggcgggcggggcggagcgcCTGGCCCGGGCCCTGGTGGCCGACGCGACTGAGCACG GTGAGGCCCTGGGGGTCCTGTCCGCGACCCTGCGGCATTCGGGCGCGCCCGTGGGAGGAGGCGACTCCGCGGGACCGGAAGGACTGGGGTCCCGCGCGGGGCTGGCGGTCGGCGTGGGGGTCGCCGTGCTGCTGGTGCTGCTGGGGGCCCTGCTGCTGCTGCACCGCGCGGGGCGGCTCAG GTGGATGAGCCGCCAGGGCCCCGAGTCCGCGCCCACGGAGCTGCCCCTGGGCTTTCGCAACCCCATCTTCGGCCAGGAGACCTCCCCGGAGCTG CCGCCCCCCCTGGCCCTGGAGCTGGACATCGACGCCCGCCAGAGCTACTTCGCTAACCCGCTCTTCGCCGCCCAGGCCGAGGCCGAGGCCTGA